A stretch of the Schistocerca serialis cubense isolate TAMUIC-IGC-003099 chromosome 2, iqSchSeri2.2, whole genome shotgun sequence genome encodes the following:
- the LOC126458551 gene encoding ankyrin repeat and BTB/POZ domain-containing protein 1 has protein sequence MREELFRCCKQGNATRVKYLLENTDINPNVRDEWDSTPLYYACLCGHSQVVDLLLMNGAHCDANTFDGERCVYAALTDEISEKLRSYRVLSSRTMRRDYYDEFLRRLLQCSEYSDVTFVVHDEEFHLHKCILSSRSAYFCDKFRAKWQDRQVVTIKNSLVKSNAFRALIQYLYTGRLETHLDSVDDCILLSSNCKLFVLEEELKKALKKVTSSEYVKPGMHVKVIVLESSELTGQLQEDFGRMADDVVSCYEPQNFADLCLYVDGRSFYCHKLFVCGRSEYFSTLVRKDHFNEVNIDTEFDVPVIRINGVPVEVLAAVLYYIYTNAVNVPPDLLLDLLHAADMYLLPGLKKSCAALLGQYLNTECVMAYLHTARLLGLPQLEDQCAKFIAQNIYTMRNNKSLHQMILQDAMDIQHRQETDSISIVDDIRYHITSHIASISETIEANNKLKEIDELLETLGLDA, from the coding sequence ATGAGAGAAGAACTGTTCAGATGTTGTAAACAAGGAAATGCAACGCGAGTGAAGTACTTACTAGAAAACACTGACATCAATCCAAATGTTAGAGACGAATGGGATAGTACTCCGTTATATTATGCTTGTCTCTGTGGTCACAGTCAGGTGGTTGACTTGTTGCTAATGAATGGTGCTCATTGTGATGCCAATACTTTTGATGGAGAGCGTTGTGTTTATGCAGCACTTACTGACGAAATATCGGAAAAGCTACGAAGTTACAGAGTTCTGTCCAGTCGTACGATGCGACGTGATTATTATGACGAATTCTTGCGCCGCCTTTTGCAGTGTAGTGAATACAGCGATGTAACATTTGTTGTTCACGACGAAGAGTTTCATTTGCACAAATGTATACTTTCCTCAAGATCAGCATACTTTTGCGACAAGTTTAGAGCCAAATGGCAAGATAGACAAGTTGTGACTATTAAGAACAGTTTAGTAAAGTCGAACGCTTTTAGAGCACTGATACAATACTTGTACACAGGACGTTTAGAAACCCACCTGGACTCTGTGGATGATTGTATTCTTCTGAGTTCCAATTGCAAGCTGTTTGTTCTGGAAGAAGAGCTGAAGAAAGCACTTAAAAAAGTTACTTCTTCTGAATATGTCAAACCAGGTATGCATGTCAAAGTTATTGTGTTAGAATCGTCTGAGCTTACCGGTCAACTTCAAGAAGACTTTGGAAGAATGGCTGATGACGTTGTAAGCTGTTATGAACCGCAAAACTTTGCTGATTTGTGTTTATACGTTGACGGGCGTTCATTTTACTGTCATAAATTGTTTGTTTGTGGCCGGAGTGAATATTTTAGCACCTTAGTGAGAAAGGATCATTTCAATGAAGTGAATATTGATACCGAGTTTGATGTTCCAGTGATAAGAATTAATGGAGTGCCTGTGGAAGTCCTTGCAGCAGTATTGTATTATATATATACCAATGCTGTCAATGTTCCTCCTGACCTTTTATTGGATCTTCTACATGCTGCTGACATGTATTTGTTACCAGGTCTAAAAAAGTCTTGTGCAGCATTGTTGGGTCAGTATTTGAACACAGAATGTGTGATGGCATACTTACACACAGCACGTTTGCTTGGCTTACCACAACTTGAAGACCAGTGTGCAAAATTCATTGCACAGAACATTTACACAATGCGGAATAATAAATCATTACATCAGATGATTTTACAAGATGCAATGGATATTCAACATCGACAAGAGACGGACAGTATTTCTATTGTTGATGACATCAGGTACCATATCACCTCACACATTGCCAGTATCAGTGAAACAATTGAAGCAAATAACAAGTTGAAGGAAATTGATGAATTGCTTGAAACCTTGGGGCTGGATGCATAA